The nucleotide sequence CTTTTGTCGAGGTACCATTCGCCAGGTTCGCTCAACAATTCGGCGGCTCCAGTAAAATAAAAAGCGGAATTTCCGTTATACTCCTTTTTAGAATCTATAAATGGTGCTGGCCATGGATGTTCAAATTCAATTTTACTTTCCGGCTGGTGAAATTTAACTGCTGTACTATCGCCGCGTCTCTCAAGAGATTTCACTCGAAGATTAGCGATTGCCCACCATTGATGAATTATAAACTCCAAATCCTCTGGATTTTTAAAATCCCATTCCGGAGTTGGAATCCACATGATTTCATTTTCAGTATCTACAGAAAGTACTCTATCTAATTCTTTTTCCCCAAGGTTAGTAGCTCTCTTTGCTTTTTCGCCGTCTACCCACATTTGTCGAAAGTCAACTATATTTCCTCCAAAATGAGGAAGATTGGCGACCCAAACATTATTAGCATTATTTTCTATTTTAAAATTTAAGTCTGTGGTATTAGCTCTTCTCCAGTTTTCAATTTTAATTCCACCAGAAATAATCGGCCTTGATTTTCCTTCAGCTCTGATAACTGTGGGAGAATTTGGTGTTCCAGAATCTTCCGGACGTAACAGAATTGGTTCATAAAGTCGGTAAAGGCCATCCTTCATAATTATTTGAATACCTTCATTTTTGTCCAGTTTATTTAATCTTCTTAATTCTCTTGCTTTTCGCAGTGCAGCTGAAACTGTTGCCAATGGATTCAAACTATCTCCTGTATTACTATCTTTACCATTTGGGGAAACGTAGACCTCTGCGGCCTGAGAAAATACCCCAGTTAATAGGACAATTAAAGTCAATATTTTAGAGCAGGTTTTATTAGGCATAGTTGGCAAGTTTTTATTTAATCAATATAGTTATTCATCAATTTTATTCTATCCTGTACTTACAGGATAAGAATTAAATATATGCTCAATACTCTGGATTCTGATTCAAATTAGGGTTATCTAATACATCGGCAGGAGGAATTGGATAAATTAAATATTTCGTCATAGATTTTTCCTTCAGGGTCCAGGTTTTTAAGTATTCACCAAACCTTATTAAATCCTGACGACGATGACCTTCCCAAAAAAGTTCACGTCCTCTAACATCAAGCAAGACTCTTAAATTTAATACAGTTAAGGGATCAAGATCTCTCATAGTTCTCAATTCATTAACCACAGTTAAAGCTTCGTCTTCTAATCCTAACCTTAGCAATGCTTCTGCCTTCATAAGTTGCACATCTGCATATCGAATAAGAACTATATCATTATCAGCTGCTCCGGGATTTTCATAATCAGGAATATATTTTACAGGTCGATATCCATTCCATAGCGTAGCTCCTATGATGTTAGGAATCTCTTTTGTAAAAACTACATTTGGTAAAGGTTCTCCTTCTGAATCATATTGCTGACCAGTTAATAAACCCGCGTTGTACCCTAGTGAGGTGGTAATTGGATGCTCATAATATATTCTAATATCCTCCTTATTATTGAAAAGATCGTATAACTCGGGAGTTGAAGCAAAACCATTCCATCCTCCGCCATTAGGCAAACGAATTTCAGAGGGAAAAATAGCATGCCACCACACCCAAAGGGAATGTGATCTAACTCCTCCTTCACCTTCTATAGTAAAGATCAATTCTGATGAAATTTCATTATTATCAGGCCCAAAATTATCCCAATAAAAATCAAAATCTTTATTAACGATAGCGTTAGTATACAAAATTACTTTCTCCAAATCTTCGGCTAAAAATTCTGGTTTTTCTCTATCATTATAAACACCACGATTTAGATAGATTCTTGCAAGCAAACCTCGCGCTGCATTCTTAGAGGCCAGATATGCCGGAACATTCTCTGGCAAATTTGGAAGAGACTCTTCTATTTCATCAATAATAAAATTAACAGCCTCAGATCCTTCTAAAACGGTTGAAGGTTGTAATAAATCATCACCTGGATTTCTAAATGGGACTCTATTATAAAGGTCCAAAAGGGTGTACATAAAATAAGCTCTCAAAAATCGAGTTTCTGCTTCTTTTTCAATATTTGAAACGAAATTAAGAACATTGGTAGCATCAAAAATACCGCGATTCAGTCTTCTCCATACATCATTTATCATCGAGTTTTCTGGCATCCAGGAATGTGTATGCAATTGTCTGTAAACACCGCCATTATCCCACCCTGAAGGCCTTGATGGCACTATGGCATGATCTGCACTTATTTCCTGAAGTGCCCATACACTGCCTGAGTGCTGAATGAAATTACTATCGAAGTCCCTATATACTCTTTCAAGTAGTGCTTCTATATCAGTATTTTCTTCTAAAAAATCTTCAGCTGTTTTAGAATCCAGATCAGATTTCAAATCTTCACTTAGGTCTGAGCAAGAAGACAAAATAAAAAATGTTATAAATAAATATTTTAAAGTTCTCATAGAATTATATTTTCATTAAAAAGTAGCATTTAAGCCTAGCAAAATTGTAGTGCTTGGTGGATAAGAAATGTAATCGATGCCAAAGGATGGCACTCCACCTACACCTCTATTCGTATTAACTTCAGGATCAAAACCGCTATATCCGGTAATTAGCAATAAATTCTGACCCGTTAAGGAAAGTCGCAAATTTTTTAAAAAATTTTCCTTAACATTAAAATTATAGACAATAGAGGCATTTTGTAATCTTAAATAATCTGCATTTTCGAGGTATCTTGTAGAGACCACATTTGAATTTCCTAAACTCTCATTGCTAAAGGCTATTTGTTTAGAAGTATTTCTACCTAAGGAGAAATTAGCAGATGTTATTAGGGCATTCGCGGTGTTGTTATAAACTTGATGTCCTAAGGCTCCATTAAAACTCATATTGAAGTCAAAACTTTTGTAGCTTAAGCTCGTGTTTGCCCCAAATAAAACATTAGGATTTGGATCTCCGACAAATTTCTTCTCATCGGAATAGCGAGCAACACCATTTTCGTCAAAACCTTGAAACTCGACCATATTAAATACAAAAAGAGGTTGATTATTAATTAGCACTTGGGAGTTTGAACCGCCTCCCAATCCATTTCCGTTAATTTGACCAGTAAGTACCGGTGCACCATCATAATCTTTAAATATGTTTCTAAGATAACTTACGTTGCCTCCAATTTCCCAAGTTAGGTTATCGGTCTCCTTTATTATAGTGTTCAGCATTAATTCAAAGCCTTCATTCTGTATAGTAGCTGGAAGGTTAGTCCAAAATTGAGCATCGGGTGCCGGTTGAATAGCTGCGCGCTGAAATAATAAATCCTTTGTTTTTTTATTAAAATATTCTAGAGAGCCACTTAACTTATAATCGAAAAAGACAAAATCAAGTCCAATATTATAGGTTTCAGATGTTTCCCATTTAAGATCAGGGTTTGCAACATTGGCTAAATATATCTGCTGCCTTCCCACCTCATATCTTTCTTGACTGGCTCCTGACGGAAATTCCTGATTTCCAGTTTTACCCCATCCAACTCTAAATTTTAAATTATCAACATTCTCTGAATCATCAAAAAAGGTTTCTTCACTAAGCACCCATGCACCTGCGAAAGAAGGGAAAATTCCATATTTATTATTATCACCAAATTTAGTTGACCCATCAACTCTCAAAGTTCCAGTTAACAAAAAGCGATCTGAGAAATTTGCATTGATTCTTCCAAAATAGGATTGCAACTCGTTTACAGCATCTCGAGAAGAATTAACTGCTATATTGTCCTGGGTAGGATTTTGTAACATATCAGATCCCGGAATATTGAAGAGCTGAAAACCCTTAGCTGAGATATTATTTCTGTATCCACTATATTCTTGGAATTCATATCCAACTAATGCATTGAAATGAAAAGTATTAAAGTCTTTATCGTAATTTAAAGTATGAGTTAATGTACTGCTATTTAGAACAGAATTATTAACAACAGCCAAGCCTAAATCTGTTATTGTATTGAAAAATAATTCTCCAGAAGTATCTATAGTTCTATTTCCCTTAGAATGGTTGAGACCTAAAAGAAATTTATAATTTAATCCATCAACAATTTCAAAAGTGACTGCAAAACTGCCCAAAATATTGGTAATATCGCTTTTATCGTTGTAATAGTCAATTAATGCTAATGGATTAGTAGGTAATCCAGCAACATCATTCTCCCCTTCTAAGTAATTTCTTTGTACAAATTCACCTTGAGAATTTTTGAAAGGGACAGTTGGATTCCATTCAATAGCATTACCAACTAAACTTCCATAAATATCTGAATCTTCTGTGATAGGCGCAGCGTTATCTATGGTATTCGAGGCGAGGAGGCTAAGATCCAGTTTCAATCGATCTTCTGATAGAAATTTGAAACTTGTAGTTAGGTTGGCCGTGTACTTTTTTAAACCATTTTCTTTGATAATACCTTTTTGATCTAGTATTCCGGCAGAGAGCCTATAATTGCTTTTCGTACTACCACCGCTCACAGCTAAATTAAGATTAGTAGTAACAGCCGTTCGCATAATAGCATCGAAAGCATCAACAGATCTCCCTCCATCATAGCCTTCAAGTTCACGTTCTTCTAATGCAGCTCTAAATTGATTGGAATCCATAATTTCAGGTTTTCGACTTAAAAAGCTTATTCCTGAATCCAATACTAAATTAATCGAAGGTTCACCCCGTTTTCCCTTTTTAGTTGTAATTAAAACAACACCATTCGCGCCTCTAGACCCGTAAATTGCTGTGGCTGAAGCATCTTTTAGGATATCAATAGTTTCGATATCGTTTGGATTTATAAAGTTAAGAGGGTTGGAACCAGCCGTATTTCCTAACCCACCGTTTGCGGCTGTTGAATTAGGTTTGGTATTCCTTCCCGATAAGGGAACTCCGTCCACTACAAAAAGAGGTTGATTCCCTGATCTAACTGAAGAAGCTCCTCTAATTCTAAATGTTACTTCGCCACCTGGGGCACCACTATTATTTACCACATTTACACCAGCCACTTTACCTTGTACTAATTGATCCGGAGAAGTGATAACCCCTTTATTAAATGACTCTTCAGTAACCCTAGTTACAGCTCCGGTAAGATCTTTAACTCTACTCGTTCCATATCCAACAATAACAACTTCTTCTAAAGCAGCAGAATCCTCCAGCAGAACTACATCGATTTCGTTATTTTTATTTACTAAAATTTCTTGGGTTTCAAAGCCCATATATGAAATGATTAAGGTACTAGTTGAACTATTCAGCTCAAGTGAATAATTACCATCAAAATCGCTTTGGGTACCATTATTAGTACCTTTTTCCATAATTGTGGCACCAGTTAGAGGTGTTCCGGTTTTATCTACGACACTACCTGAAATATTAAAGTTTTGAATAAGATCAAATTTTTCAGGTTGGATATTTTTCTCTTTATACAGAACTATCTGTAAATCGTTAATCCCAAATTTTATATTTCTTTTATCTAAAATAGATTCCAAAATGTCATCAATTTCGGCATTTTGTTTATATAAGGTGATAACATCGGTTTCTTCTAAAATACTATCTTCGTACAAAAAAATATAATCACTTTTTTCCTGGATTATATTTAATAATTGAAGAATTGTAACATTCTTAACATCAATATCAATTTTGATTTGCGAGTACATATCTTTCGCATTTAGGCTTGTTAAACTTAAAACAAGAATCAGCATGCAGGATTTCATAAATACAATAAGTAATTTTTGAAAGAAAGTTTGCATAGGTTTATTAACATTTTCCTTATAAGGTTTCATAATTTTATGTTTCAATTTAGATTGATAAGCAATACATATAAATTTCACATGCCTTTCACACATATGGCATTTTTAGTTCATAATTCAGTTCATAGGCTCTTATATTATTTAATGATTATTGAATGATCCTTAATTTCAAAATCGAAACCGGAGGTCTGTAATATTTTAAGCACAGATTCAATATTTTCGTTAAGATGAAGGCGGCCAGAAAATCTTTTTTGCATAACATCAGAATTTGCTGTATAATTAATTCTTATGTTATAATATCTTGAAAGCTTCGTAAATATAGATTCAAGCTTTTCATTCTTAAGAATAAAATAACCATCTCGCCATGAAAAGTATCTACTAAGATCAACATGTTTATTCAAAGACTTGCCTGTTCTAACGTGATATTCGGCAATCCTTCCTGGTGTAATCTTAAATGATTCGTATTTACTCTTTTTATAAGCTATTCTTACACTACCACTTTTTAATGCCGTATGATGAATTGAATCATCTGCATAAGCAGAAATATTGAAAACAGTTCCTAAAACTTCTACATTCTGGTATTCTGTAAGAACTCTAAAGGGTTTATTATGATCATGTTTTATCTCGAAAATTGCTTCCCCCTCCAAATGAACCTCTCTATTTTCGCTATTAAAAATAGTAGGATAGATGAGTTTAGAGCCAGAATTTAGCCAAACTTCTGAGCCATCTGAAAGTTTCAGTTGAGCACGTTTACCGTAAGGAACTATTAATGTATTTAATACAATTTTATCATTTTGTTGAGAATTCAGTGTTATAAATTTATCATCTTCTATAATCACTTTTCTTCCCGATGATAAATATTGAATTTTATTTTCGTTATTATTTAGAATTACTTTTTTTTCACCTAACATAACAATGACCTGTTCTGAATCATATGAATTAACCTCTGGAGTATGTTGTACAAAATCTTCTTTAGGAGATGAAAGCGAAGATTGGAAAAAATAATATAAACCTATTACACATAAAAGTGAAGCAGCAGCAGAAATTGAAAAAACACGTGCCATTTTTCTTTTCAACTTTTGCTTTTTCAATTGCGCTGCAGATTGTAATATGCGTCTTCGTAATAGTTGCTTTTCAAATTTGCAAAGCATATAATCCTTATTATTATTCATAATTTCAAACTAATTCCCCCTATATTTAGGCTTCTATTTGTATAGAGAACTTTATTGTTGATATATAGACACCTTTTCTGTTTTTTTTAATAAAAAAACAATTATTACTTATTTGATTACGAATTTAATATTCTAATACTTAATTTGAAGATGGATCAACTTAGAAAAATAATATGATAATTTTTTTTCTAAGTTCTTTTATTGAACGGTATACTAAAGTACGTGCAGAGGATATAGAAACATTAAGATTTGCTGCTATTTCAGAATAACTTCGGTCTTCTATAAACTTCAATTTTAGGGCGGTAGCTTGATGAGGAGTGAGACACTTCAATGCTTTTTGTAGTTTATTTTTTTTAAAAAAATAAAGCTCCATATCTATAATGGTATTTTCTGCATTAGAAGTGTCTAAAGCATACAAATTATTTTCAAAATCATAAGATTTTAAAATAATATCTTTTGCTTTTATACTTTTAAATAGCGTTCTTTTAAAGCTAGTGATTAAATAAGATCTAATATTTTTTACGATAGAAAGATTACTATGGTATTTATAAAGTTCAATAAACGAATCATGTATTGCATCTTTTACTAAAGCACGATCTCTTTTGATAGAAATTCCTATATTGAAAAGATCATCAGCGTATTTATCGTAAAAAAAACCCAAAGCATCTAATGAGCCAACACGAAGTTTTTGCCATGCTTCCTTTTCATCGCTAAATTCAGGTTTATTTTGTGCTTCAAATGACATATGTTTTTTTAAATACCATTCATCTTAAAAGTAGATGTCATAATTGTTACTAAACAATTTCAATAATTAATTTTCCCATTTAATCGTTTAATATTCCAAAACAATAAACAATGATAGCCCCAAGCATATTGAATGAATTGAAAAAAAAATAATGGATAGATTAATCATCATCCGCTATAGAAAAATTGAAAAACAATATCATCTTTTTGCTTCGTATGCGCCAGTCATCAAATGTGCCGTAATCGAAGAAAATATTTTTTTGCCCATCTGGCCCCAAACGTTCTGGCTGATTTGTCTTACTTCCAATAGCAGGAATTGCCTGCATAAAAGAAATATCCTGTTCTGGAAAAGGAGGTGACGTTCGAGCTTCGAACTCCTTTTGAGGATATTCAGGAGTATATAATCTCAAAAATACATCATCGGTAGCCGTTGCTACCAAAAACGACTGTTCTTTTGATTCAATTTTTGCCCAGTACAAATTTGAATGATACCCTTTAAATTCAGGATAAACCATAGGTGAAACACCAGTTATAGTATTGTTGTAATCTTTTTGATGAATTCCATATTCCACGCCCTGCATTCTGTTTTTCCAAACTCGATAAGGACCATCCCCAAGCCATGTAACGCCTTCGACTAAATTTTCGGGATATGAAAAATCTACACCCATGTAATCGAAATCTACATCGTATTCTTCTGGCTTGTAAAAAATTTCCAGTTTTACCCAACCCGTAGGATAAAATATCCAAATAAATTCTTTCATTCTCGATTCTGGTTTGAATGAAGATGTTATTGTAATTGAGTCATTTGATTTTTGGATGTTTAAAGAATCAAATAAAACTTTACCAGCACTTAGATGAGGACCACTATTAAAAGGTATTTCACCTTTTCTATTAGCCACATGCTTTAATTGTCCATTATTCTTATCAATAAGATATTCTACATTTCCAGCCTTAATTTTATATTCGTCCTCTTCTTCTGTTACACTCAAAGAGGTTTTATTCACGGGTTGACTAATTAACCCTTTTATAAGGTTTCGAGGCATTTTAATAGGCCAACTCCGGGTATAAATTTCCTTACCGAACTTATCGGTAACCGAAACATGTAGAACATCAAATTCAAACCAATTCTCAGGAAGATCAAGTTCTAATTCTCCAATACGATTCGGTGCGATATTTGGTGAGTTAGCTTTCCCTTCAGTTTTTTCTACAGATGAATTATCACCTGGTAATGATATTTTTTTGAGTTCCCAATTGAAATTTAAATCCTTCAAATTGGTGTAGAAATATCGATTTTCAATCTTGAGTTTACCATCAAAATATTTGCTTATACTTTTATCCTGGAAATGCACGGGAGACCATATTTCTTTAATAGCGTAATAACTAGCTTCTTTTTCATGAAAAGGGCCCAAAATCCCATCAGCAGCAGCTCCATTATAGGTGTCAATTTCTCCAGTGTCTGTTCGCTTCACTCCTTCATCAGCAAAAACCCAAATAAATCCTCCGGCAGCAAGCGGATTATCCCAAATCATTTTGTTCCAAAAATCATTTAAACCAGCACCAGCACCACCATCATACATTCCGTGTAAAAACTCAGTTGGAAAAACAACATTCTGGCCATTCCAGTATGTTCCAACTCCATAATTATAAGGTCGATAATGCTCATTCGATAACCCGTTGAAGCTTTGCCAAGGATGTATTGTTCTACGATTTTGAATGTCGTATTTCTGAAAAAGTGAGTCTAGATCTGTATTATGTCCTCCTTCGTTACCATTGTCCCAAAATACAATAGAAGGATGATTAATATCACGAATAACCATTTCTTTTACTAACTTGCTGCCTACTTCAGTATCATAGGATGCATGCCATCCGGCAAGTTCATCCAGTACAAAGAGTCCCAAAGAATCAGCTACTTCCAGAAAATGTTGATCGGGCGGATAATGTGACATACGCACCGCATTCATATTCATACTTTTAATTAATTCCGCATCCGCTATGCTTCTTGTTCTACTAGAGGCTCGGCCTGTTATTGGCCAGAAAGTATGTCTGTTTACACCTTTAAACTTTATTTTTGTCCCATTTACATATATTCCATCTCGCTCTCGCAATTGGATTGTTCTAAAACCAAAGTTTTGTGTGAGTTCATGAATAGTTTTACTATTATTTTTCAATCTGAACTCTACCTTGTATAAATTTGGATCTTCAGGATTCCAAGTTTGGATATTTTCAAAATTTGATTGAATTATTACGGAATTTGAGCCCTTATTAAGGTCAATGGTAAAAGTCTCCCCGACTGGATCTCCATTTAAACTAAAGATTTGAGCATCCAGACTCCCATTTCTATGAATATTATTACAAAAAATTTCTGCTTCAAACTGACCATCGGCCTGCGCATTAATAGCTACTCTTTCTATGTTTTGAAAAGGTTTTGCCTGTAAGTATACCGGACGAAAAATCCCGCCAAAAATCCAGTAATCGGCATGTCTTTCGGCCTGATTCACGGATTCATTTTTGGAATGTTTTTTGACGCTCACTTCCAGTAAATTATATTCAGAACCAAAATTCAGTAAATCCGAAATATTGTATTTGAAACGATAAAAAGCTCCTTGATGTACCGGGCCTGCAAGTTTACCATTAATTTTAACTTCGGTATCCGTCATCGATCCCTCAAAAACGATTTCTATTTGTTTATTTTTCCACTCTAATGGAATATTAAATTCGTACTTATAATGACCTATTTCCTTCCCTCTATCTTCGTCTTCTGCATGTCCGTAATTGTAAATTCCAAAACCGAATTGCTCCCAATTAGAAGGTACAGGAATTGTAGTCCATTCGTTTGCTTTTCTCCCATCATCAACCATAAATTTCCAGTCTACAGTCTGGTCACTACCGGTACCAGATAAATATTGAATTTCTGTTTCCTGAGCAAAGGCTTCTGAAAGAAAAAATACGTAAGTAAAAAATATAACTAGTTTGAAAAATGATCTCATTTAATTTCCGAGTTAGAGTTGGAAAGCTTAGATTTTTTATACAAAAAAAATTAGTAACCAGGATTTTGGCGGAGTTCTGAATCAATATTAGCGTCTATAGCAGATTGAGGAATAGGAAAAAGATTGTGATAATCCTGCACACTTGAACTACTTTCCGGATTATATTTTCTTACCCGTTCTGACAACAAACCCAATCGATTTAAAGTTAAACGCCTTGGTTCTTCAATAATTAGTTCTCTGGCACGTTCATCCAATATATAATCTATGTTAATATCTGATGCTGTTATCAATTCTGCCTTGGCTCGCTTTTTAAGCGTATTTATATCGTTTGCAGCTTCTTCAAGATTACCATTACGAAAATATGCCTCCGCTCTCAATAAGTATGTTTCTGCAAGTCGCATAACGTAAGTATCCTTAAAGGCTCTACCATAAGTTGGGCCTTCAGGAAATAACTGTGGTTCTATTTTCATGACCATCGGATAATACTGAACTAATGTATCAAGATTCGTAATTGAGGGATTTACTTTCTCTCCAAAATAAGGAGAATCAGGATTATTATAATAATATTCTCTTTTAATATTGTATTTCGAATTTCTCATATCCATTGGATCTTCATTCCATATCTTATCATAGTAATATGTTGAAGGTCGAACCCAGGCGACTCCTCTCCCTAAACTATCTGTTGTAAGCTGCATTCCAGAATTACCCTGCGGATCTTTTATATTCCACCATTTAGGTCCCCACGCTCTTAACCATCCATTAGAATACCATTTGGCGCCCCCGGCTGTTCCTCCTGGAGTTTGAAATTCGAATTGCAAAGCCCATATTGTTTCTGTATTGGTAGTACTAGAACGATTTTGATTTTCATCCTTAAATAAATCTGCGAAAACATCTCCCGGCTTGTCAAGATAATTTCCAAATCTTTCAGTCATCAATTCATATCTTGGAGATTCTATAACTTTAGAAGCACTTGCCACTGCAGCATCAAAATCACCTAGACTTATATATACCTCAGACAATAGATGGTCTGCAGCGCCCTTCTCAATTCGTCCATCAAAAGGTGCCTCTACTGGTAGCCACTGGCTTGCAAATTCAAGATCCTCTTTGGCAAAATCGTAAACTTCTATTCTAGGACTTCTCACAAAATCAGTCTTTGGATTATTATAAATCTGATTAACTAGAGGAACATCTCCATAAAGTTTTGCTAAAATATTATATACATAACCTCTAAAAAACCGGGCTTCAGCTATAACTGTATTTTTTTGTTCTTCACTCTCCCAAACCGCATCTGGACCATTCGCAAATTCTATGATAGTATTTGCTCTTGGAATAACATCCAAATATGCCCAATCCCAATAGAATTCCACAGAAAACTGAGTTGGTGTTAACCAAGTTTGGTAATTCTCAAAATCGGCAAGTGATCTGTCCCCCGTATATGCTACATCGGTTCCAAGCCACAAAGAGTTCATTCTCGAACCATCAGGATAAAAATACATTTCTCTAGCCGCAACATGTAATGCTACAATTGCACTTTCAAAACCGCCTATATCTTTTAAGATGTTATTAGAATTTGGAAAGCCCAATGGTTCTTCTTCCAAAAATTCTTTATTACATGAAGTAAGAAACATTAGAAAACTTGCTCCAATTAAAAAATATTTTAGTGGATTTTTATTTAATTTCATATCAAGAATTTTTATTAAAAACTTAAATCAAGCCCGGCTACTATGGTCCTAGCTGAAGGATATAAATTATTTATATTGTTATATCCACTTTCGGGATCAGGACCCATCCAATCTGTAAAAATCAGTAAATTTCTTCCGCTTACATAAATTTTCAAATTTTTCATATTTAAAGAGTTTACAAAATCAGAATCAAATTTATAAGCTAGTGTAGCATCCTGAAGCCTTATAAAATCTTTGCTTTGATAAAAAGACATTCCTAATGGATTAGTCCAGTTAAGGGATGGTCTTGTGTTAGATTGATTCTCAGGGGTCCAATACCCTGCATCAACCATATTTACAGATCTTCCTGGAAAACTATTTCCTGAATAACCGCTTGGATCCAGAATATTTAAAGGTGCTTCCCAACCCTGTGCACTATTTACAAAAAACGAAAAGGAGAAATTTTTGTATTCAAAATTATTTCCTAATCCGAGTCTATATTTTGGTTGCCCCTGACTAATAATTGTTCGATCTTCAGGTGTAATGATTCCATCATTATTTATGTCTTTTACTTTTACCCATCCTGGCATATAACCCTCTGGAATATCATCTCCTTCCTGATAAATACCGTCAAATACGTAATCAAAATTTGAATTTATAGGTTGGCCAATAAACCAACGGTTACTAACATCATCATCTTCAATACCATCTCTATTATTATCATTCCCATATAGACGAACAATTTTGTTTTTATTAGTTGAAAAAATAATTGATGAGCTCCATCGAAATTGTGATTTAGGATAATCTATATTAATCGTAGAAAGACTTACTTCTAAACCTTTATTATTTAATTCACCGATATTAGTGAGCACACTAGAAAATCCATTTATCACAGGAATGCTTCTTGCCGTTAATAAATCTATTGTCTTAGTATCATAATATTCAACTGTACCATCTATTCTTCTGTCTAAAATTGTAAAATCTACTGCGGCGTTGAAAGATGTAGATGTTTCCCATTTTAAGTTTGGATTAGGCATATTTCCAGAGAGTGGAAAAGAGCCCGTATAGGTCTGACTGCCTTCGCCAAAAACATACTGATCGAAAGCAGAGCGATCTAAAGAAGAATAAGGATCTATGGATTGATTACCTACTTGTCCAAAAG is from Zunongwangia endophytica and encodes:
- a CDS encoding RagB/SusD family nutrient uptake outer membrane protein; its protein translation is MRTLKYLFITFFILSSCSDLSEDLKSDLDSKTAEDFLEENTDIEALLERVYRDFDSNFIQHSGSVWALQEISADHAIVPSRPSGWDNGGVYRQLHTHSWMPENSMINDVWRRLNRGIFDATNVLNFVSNIEKEAETRFLRAYFMYTLLDLYNRVPFRNPGDDLLQPSTVLEGSEAVNFIIDEIEESLPNLPENVPAYLASKNAARGLLARIYLNRGVYNDREKPEFLAEDLEKVILYTNAIVNKDFDFYWDNFGPDNNEISSELIFTIEGEGGVRSHSLWVWWHAIFPSEIRLPNGGGWNGFASTPELYDLFNNKEDIRIYYEHPITTSLGYNAGLLTGQQYDSEGEPLPNVVFTKEIPNIIGATLWNGYRPVKYIPDYENPGAADNDIVLIRYADVQLMKAEALLRLGLEDEALTVVNELRTMRDLDPLTVLNLRVLLDVRGRELFWEGHRRQDLIRFGEYLKTWTLKEKSMTKYLIYPIPPADVLDNPNLNQNPEY
- a CDS encoding SusC/RagA family TonB-linked outer membrane protein, coding for MKPYKENVNKPMQTFFQKLLIVFMKSCMLILVLSLTSLNAKDMYSQIKIDIDVKNVTILQLLNIIQEKSDYIFLYEDSILEETDVITLYKQNAEIDDILESILDKRNIKFGINDLQIVLYKEKNIQPEKFDLIQNFNISGSVVDKTGTPLTGATIMEKGTNNGTQSDFDGNYSLELNSSTSTLIISYMGFETQEILVNKNNEIDVVLLEDSAALEEVVIVGYGTSRVKDLTGAVTRVTEESFNKGVITSPDQLVQGKVAGVNVVNNSGAPGGEVTFRIRGASSVRSGNQPLFVVDGVPLSGRNTKPNSTAANGGLGNTAGSNPLNFINPNDIETIDILKDASATAIYGSRGANGVVLITTKKGKRGEPSINLVLDSGISFLSRKPEIMDSNQFRAALEERELEGYDGGRSVDAFDAIMRTAVTTNLNLAVSGGSTKSNYRLSAGILDQKGIIKENGLKKYTANLTTSFKFLSEDRLKLDLSLLASNTIDNAAPITEDSDIYGSLVGNAIEWNPTVPFKNSQGEFVQRNYLEGENDVAGLPTNPLALIDYYNDKSDITNILGSFAVTFEIVDGLNYKFLLGLNHSKGNRTIDTSGELFFNTITDLGLAVVNNSVLNSSTLTHTLNYDKDFNTFHFNALVGYEFQEYSGYRNNISAKGFQLFNIPGSDMLQNPTQDNIAVNSSRDAVNELQSYFGRINANFSDRFLLTGTLRVDGSTKFGDNNKYGIFPSFAGAWVLSEETFFDDSENVDNLKFRVGWGKTGNQEFPSGASQERYEVGRQQIYLANVANPDLKWETSETYNIGLDFVFFDYKLSGSLEYFNKKTKDLLFQRAAIQPAPDAQFWTNLPATIQNEGFELMLNTIIKETDNLTWEIGGNVSYLRNIFKDYDGAPVLTGQINGNGLGGGSNSQVLINNQPLFVFNMVEFQGFDENGVARYSDEKKFVGDPNPNVLFGANTSLSYKSFDFNMSFNGALGHQVYNNTANALITSANFSLGRNTSKQIAFSNESLGNSNVVSTRYLENADYLRLQNASIVYNFNVKENFLKNLRLSLTGQNLLLITGYSGFDPEVNTNRGVGGVPSFGIDYISYPPSTTILLGLNATF
- a CDS encoding FecR family protein translates to MNNNKDYMLCKFEKQLLRRRILQSAAQLKKQKLKRKMARVFSISAAASLLCVIGLYYFFQSSLSSPKEDFVQHTPEVNSYDSEQVIVMLGEKKVILNNNENKIQYLSSGRKVIIEDDKFITLNSQQNDKIVLNTLIVPYGKRAQLKLSDGSEVWLNSGSKLIYPTIFNSENREVHLEGEAIFEIKHDHNKPFRVLTEYQNVEVLGTVFNISAYADDSIHHTALKSGSVRIAYKKSKYESFKITPGRIAEYHVRTGKSLNKHVDLSRYFSWRDGYFILKNEKLESIFTKLSRYYNIRINYTANSDVMQKRFSGRLHLNENIESVLKILQTSGFDFEIKDHSIIIK
- a CDS encoding RNA polymerase sigma factor → MSFEAQNKPEFSDEKEAWQKLRVGSLDALGFFYDKYADDLFNIGISIKRDRALVKDAIHDSFIELYKYHSNLSIVKNIRSYLITSFKRTLFKSIKAKDIILKSYDFENNLYALDTSNAENTIIDMELYFFKKNKLQKALKCLTPHQATALKLKFIEDRSYSEIAANLNVSISSARTLVYRSIKELRKKIIILFF